TGGAGTTGGAGAGGAGATTGCATTGAGAGAGGGTCTCTGTAATTCTTGTTGTATAACCCAATCTATATAGTGAAGTGActttcaatctcaggttgattAAAAGAGATATGGATGTTGGCATTGAGGCCGAATCAGTATAGAAACTTGgtgtttttctttctatccCTTATCTCTATTATTACAAtacattctttattttcttgtgtttcaagaaagtgttaaagattttcaaaggtttttaaaagaacaaatattttaatactgaACCAATTCATCCCCTTCTTGGTTGATAAATAAGACCTATGCTTTTCTACAATTGGAATGAGAGAAGGTTTTTTGAAAGTCACTCGAAAACTAATCGATTTGATTTTCCGTGTAATTGATTGTTTTGATCTTGATGGCTAGTATCTCATTGATCATGAGTAAGAGtgaatttaatgattatttCTTGAATACAACTTGTAAAGGTATGTGTGGTCCTATCATTAACAGCTCGTATGAGTTATTTAAGATAGAGGCATATCAGAAATCAactcaagaagaagaaagaagcatcaatattatgaaattataaggAAAGAATCAAACTTGATGGCAGAAAAGTTTACAAAATTTCTAATGAATAAAAGGAAGACTGAGAACAATCACAAGGAAGATCGGAAGTTGTATAAAGACCAACGTCTACTGCGAACAAACCTAAGTATGATGGCAAAATCAAATACAGCTGAAATGTGTGCTAAACACGAAGAAAAGCAAGCTATGTGGTATTTGGACAATGAATAGTTCAGACACATGACAAGTAATCCAACCAGATTCATCAACCTATCTTACAAGATAAGTAGCCACGTCACATATGGAGACAACAATGATGAATCACTATTTTGCACTATTCACTAAGCTTTCTGCACCATATTgtattagtgaattgtgtttaattcttcattattgtctcattttcactatttcaacttaatttgactaataattcttattttaattaatttgaattatttggtcTTAATTATTCCAATTATTAATTGCAAGGAAATTTAGGAAGCATATTTTGGGACAAGAGTCTGGCCACGTCAACATTATAGTTTAATTTCGTTTTGAATTCATTTATAATGTAATTGGGTTAAACTTTATGATTTTGGACCCATTTTCGGTCAACATTTAGAAGAAGCGAATTTAGAGGGCATTTTCGTCGTATGGGGTTTTTAAATACCCAAATCATATTTAGGTCACCTTTCCTCTCCCTCATTTTCACATTTTCCCTTAGATTTTCAAGGTTTTGGTGTGTTTTCTACCCCCCTCTTTAGGGGATTTAGGTTTGCTTTCAATTCCTTCTTTATGTATCGAATCCCGTTTTTAATTCCAATTTAATTTTCGTTTTACATTCTTGCTTCAATTTACATTTTGAATGTTGCAATTTCGTCTCCCAATTTCATTTTTGTCTCAAATTTCGTTTTTgcattgaaattaaatttcGTTTCCAACACTTCTTTAATGTATTCAGTTCTATTTTAGTTGCTTCAATCTAGTTTAATGGAAGTGTAAATCCGTGGTTGGTAATTGGGAATATTGCAATGATTGCTTGAGATTTTTGGATTGTAATTGATGGTGTTGTTCTTGGCTTGCATGATGCCAATTCGGGTTTGTGCTTGCAATTAGGTATATGTTCAGTTACGTAATTGGTGTTTGATTTTTGCTTAGTTAATTGGACCATGGGTGTAGATTTGATTGGGTTTATGCAAtgtgtttgcttaattcgcATTTTTGAAGATCGGATTAACGTTCACTTGGTTTGTTAATTCTTGTTGGGTTAGGGGTGAGAGTAGTGTTTAATTGTTGTTAATCTGTGATTGGAAGCATTGTAATTGATCTAGTTGCCAACCATTTTTAATCTGTGTTGAAttcatgttttaatttagtGCATTTCAAGTCACAAAACTCTTCACAAAACCCCTCCACCAAGTGTTCAATCTAACAACTGAACCAATATTTGGTCTTAAGAGACAActtaggagtcacttcctattTATATTGCACtttattacatattaatttaatttaggtACGACCTCAATCAAACAACAAGGGTAAAATTGTTGGAATTGGTAAAATTCAAACACCATCTTCATATGTGATTGAAAATGTTTTGCTTGTTTTGAAGGATTGAAACATAATCTTCTCAGTATAAGTCAACTTTGTGATAAAGGGTTAAAATTTACCTTTGAACCTAACCATTGTTTTATCTGCAATGATTCCTCAAATGAACTTATATTAATTGGAAAAAGatataacaatattatatgATTGATTTTAGGAAAACATCCTTTAAATCTGTTATCTACCTGTTGTCTAAAGATAATGATCCTTGGTTATGGCATAAGAGACTTGCTCGTATTCATATGGCTAAACTAAATAAACTCGTCTATAGGAATCTTGTAATTGGTCTACCAAATATAAAGTATAATTCTGACAGGCTTTGTGATGCTTGTCAAAAGGAAAAGCAAACAAGATCATCCTTTAAAACTAAGAGAGAAATGTCTACTTCTAGACCTCTTGAGTTGCTTCATATGGATCTGTTTGGTAATTGTTGATGACTTTTCTAGATATACCTGAACTTTTTTTCTTGCTATCAAAAGTGTTATTTTCAAGATATTTAAGAACTTTGCATCTAtgatacaaaatgaaaaatatctcAAGATCAAgtctatcaaaagtgataacGACAGGGAATTTCAAAATGAGAACTTTGACAACTACTATGTTGAAATGAGGATATCTCATAACTTATCAGCTCCCAGAACTCCCCATTAAAATGGAGTGGTTGAGAGAAAGAACAGGGCTTTGGAAGAACTTGCACGGACCATGCTAAATGAGAGGGATATGCCTAAATATTTATGGGCAGATGCAGTCAATACAGCCTATTACGTGCTCAATAGAACAATCATTATACCAATGTTGAAGCTTACACCTTATGAGTTGTTTAGAGGAAGATAACCCAACATCACACATATGAGAAACTTGGTGTCTGtctttctttcctttattttttttattacattacatTCTTTATTTGCTTGTGTTTTGACAAAGTGTTAAAGACTTTCAAAGGTTTTGAAaagaacaaatattttaatgttgaaCCAATTCACCCTCCCTCTTTGGTTGGGAAATAAGGCCTATTCTTTTCTACAAAAGTAACCATGATCAATCGTCTCCCAATGAATatggaattgcttttgaatacttgactcttatgaatgttatgcaatgcttaagaataaaagtgagaaaccATGTTAATGAAGTTAATGTTTGAGGAATGttgaaaaacaattaagaaacttagaaacaatGACAATAAAATAGGTTAATTCTACtactttttcaagataaattcATCATCGCTTATACTACAAttcattgttcaattgattattgttcgagtttcaaattaattaaagtatattcttaattaatttgagggtaATCATACAGTTAACAAAAGTaaactctcaatcaaatgcaagatcTTTCTAGATTATCCACattgaattcaaccaaagtacattcttaatccAATCTCATTGTGTTTAATCTTATCTAttcttaaaagttaattaatcaaagtaaattctcaattaattagagttgaaattattaccaccaatcaaagtagattcttaATTAGTAGCAAAAGTTTGTTAAATCACATGATAGTTCCTcaattcaatcaaagtaaattctcattcaaacctagaaacccttaAATTCATGTGATCattatgcatgtagattcaaacatcATATGATGcagaaatcattacttttaatatgattgagagatgaaagacatagaagaaTAACAAcctaaatcaataataaaaagaaacaattacattaattcaacttaactaCAAAATCCATAATGAAGTTACAATGAAATAGCGTTAGGAGCTCAGCCCTCCTTAATAAAGTGGAATACATGgtaaaagaaagtgagagaagtGGTGGATGATTGCTTCCAATGGAGGAGTCTAAATGCATCAGTCTAAATGAATCAATGAGTTATGATTTCTGCCTCCCtgataggtgaaaagtttacttgtttttgttgcttatattgagggccttttgagtaagttttagtgttaattctcatgaaaagtgtataattgttgatattagtataattttcattgtttaaatgtttttgatgcttttattgtttattttgatgaaaaataaggattggatatcaTAAAAGACTTGGACCAGGCTTAATGGACGCTGTTTTGCCGAaagtttcgcgcccgggcgtgagaaaaaggaCTCTGGGCGCGATTTTACCGagatggtcgcgcccgggcgtgagaaaaagggcgcccgggcgccaaTTTACAGATaggttcgcgcccgggcgcgagataaaaaggggcgcttgggcgccacatagaagaaagaggacgctcgtccagagtgaggACGCTTGtccaacgctcgtccagcatgcagaggacgctcgtccagcgcgcagaaggggacgctcgtccagcagaggacgctcgtccagcaggggacgctcgtccagcatggGACGTTCGTCTGCaggagggcgctcgtccagcacgCTCGTCCGCGCACTCGTCCAGaagttgggacgctcgtccagaagttgggacgctcgttcagatagtggacgctcgttcagatagtggacgctcgtccagtcgTCCAAGACGTTCGCCAAAGTgcacgctcgtccagaataggagaggacgctcgttcgtcCAGCAGAAGCACTTTGACGCTCGTCCATAAAATGACcaagagaggacgctcgtccagaattgggccGTTCGTCCAGcattgggacgctcgtccagaagttggacgctcgtccaggaaattggacgttcgtccagaagttggacgctcgtccaggaaattggacgttcgtccagaaatgAACCCGTGActcaattatgttttttaaagcTGATTCAGAGTTGGAGAAACGAGATCTGAAACGGGGAGAAGACCAGGGACGCTGCTGCAGCTGCTCCAAGGGGCTTCAATGGTGGAAAAACTCCAATTTCCACCATCaaatccatcatttctctcttctatgttgtatatgtgtagctaaaaccccatttcactggggttgagagtaaatttctgaactctttgtaatttctctattaatgcatgatcttgtatgaattttgtgttctatccttatgtttcatgcttttgatggaaatctgagctatttgaacggttaaatcattggaaaatgtatgagaccgcggacctaggataaaactgctaaaggatttcgagtcctagacataggagggaatttttagtcatctgtgacattgtgtttaaggcaaatctgataattgaattagctaaggaattagcaatttagtttgaatgattaagaactgtctctgaggaatcaggactgcatgcgcctaggatgtcgatgcttaattttgagaaattgtgttagtagaaaattaccggagtgatgaacttgaatttcaaccccagtgaactttaattcatctatttttacctctttaatttcatctgtatgcaaatcttacttgtgttgtaaaattaatcgctaaattagtaaactttaatcaatctgtgaatcaaaacaaatcccttgggaaaacgatattcggacttactgatttattacttgaacgatccggtacgcttgccgaggtctcaacaagtttttggcgccgttgccggggatttgtttttgttttcgttgattgtttgttgtttatctggtttagttgattttagctatctgttgtttaagtgtgtattgtgattatatttgaattcttgtacatatttgttatcatctgtagagattgtgtatttttggattgtttctttttggtttgtgttttgtatgagaagcagagaacaggttgaaaatctactttttgatccggaaattgaaagaactgctcgaagAAACAACAGCAGACGAaggagacaaagtagagaatccagAGAAGCCTCTgctatttctgaagaaattctGGACTCATCATCTggtcaaagaaaagaagaaatggaagataatcgcactggagaaggttctgggcaaggaagacgtactcttgcagattataatactttctcaggacctctgcacttcaacagtattgcaagaccagtggtgaatgcttctaacatggagatgaagccagctcttattcatctggtgcagaacaatcaatttcatggattatctcacgagaatccatacactcacttggctactttcatggagatctgtaatacagtgaggattcaccaggttccagatgaagcaatccgactcagcttatttccattctcgttggctggtaatgcaaaaatgtggctgaattcttttccagagaatagtctgacagtctgggatgatgtggttgctaaatttctgaataagttcttccctcagtccaaagtcaataagggaaagcaggagatctcttctttccaaCAGGATGTtgatgaaactctaggtcaagcatgtgatagattcaaaggcctactgagaaaaacccctactcatggatttgatgagcctacaatgttaaatCTGTTTCTTGGAGGGTTGAAATcccaaacaaagttaatgttagatgcatcagctggaggtagtatcagatggaagacgcctgaagaagcacatgaactgattgaaaatatggttgcaaatgataatgaagttcagagtgagagagctcaatttcaacaaaaaggtgttcttcaacttcaaactcaagatgctttactagctcagaacaagattatgactcagcaacttgagacattaatgaagaagttatctcagctacttaaagaactgcagaatgtttctcaatttcaacatcagatggttcagagttgtcaattgtgcggaggaaatcataataatggtcaatgtgcagtgcaaagcatgtctcatgaagaagtacactatatgggaaatcaaggtcttcagACGAATTATGATCAacgtcaaagttttaatcaaggatggagacctcatccgagtatgggacaagcTGTTCCTTTCAATAGGCCACCTCCacagaactttcagcaacaacctactctgacagacagaacttcaaaacttgaagaaactcttcagcagtttatgcaggtatcaatttccaaccataaaagtacagaagcctcacttaggaatttggagattcaggtgggtcaattagctaaaaagttggaagaaaaaccagagaaagactttggggcaaacactgaagtaaatccaaaggaagaATGCAATCTTATTACTACAAGGTCAGGAAGAATTctgaaagaaagagagtttaaaaaaaatgagtgaagaaaaagatgagatgagtaaacagggagatgaagaagaagagaaagaggatagaaaaagtgaaaaagcgagagagggagagaaaaagaaagaacagatGTATGAGAAGcctcttccatatccaaagGTTCTATCTAGAAACgagaaggaaaaacagttcaggagtttcattgatattttcaagaagttggaaatcaagatgcccttctcaaaagcactgaaacaaatacctgcttattcgaaattcatgaaagatgtgctcacgaagaagaaaaagtatattgaggaagaaactatagaagtacaaggccagtgcagtgctatcattcagaagttgcttccaccaaagtttaaagatccaggtagttttacaattccatgtACCATTGGTAAACTGGCGGTTGGAAAGGCTCTAATTAATCTGGGAGCCAGCATAAATCTGATGCCCCTTTCTATGTTTGAGAAAATTGGGGATCTGGAGATGAAATCTacacgcatgactctacaattggcagatCGATCAATCAAGTATCCTTATGGAGTGGTAGAGGATGTGCTCATAAAGGTAGACAAATTGATATTCCCTGCAGATTTTGTCAtcatggaaatggaggaagacAAAGAAGTACCTCTCATTCTGGGAcgaccattcatgaagacaacaAAAGTTGTCATTAATATGGATGATGGAACGCTGAAACTGAAAGACAAAGATGAGGAGGTAATTTTTAATGCATTTGATGATGTGCAGCAGTGTAATGAAGAAAAGGCAATTCCTGAAGCTGCAAATGAAATCATGTGTGTAAGTGATAAATCAGATGACCACCAGTTGTTGATGCAAAGCAAGGAGCCCAGATTAGGAGAGCCAATTATACTGAAAGATAAGTTGTGGGTTTTCAAAAGTAAAACCAAAGACGGAAGATTTGAAGTTGAAGCTCCTTACTCCAGGGTAACCAGAAAGATATCTAGAAAACAGTGGAAGGGTTGTTGGTGGAACAGAGGAAAGAAGCTCACCAAAATCAAAAATCCACCATGAGCTTAACAGGTGtcaagctaaagacgttaaacaagcgcttactgggaggcaacccagctttctaactctatctatttatgttttcagttcttttggttgtgtggattgaatctgaatatgtctggttgtgtggattgatttatgtttctgatttgatttgattgtgaattgtgtgtttgaagtttgaatttgaatttggaattctgtccatgataactggcatgattgtgagattgttattgaaaaatctgagttttagagcttgtgttatgattatatatgactcgttcttgaatctgattgatggtgacccagaagttgaatatctgagtgtaatgagaaagctttgagagcaagtgagaagttgttattgctatgaatttggtttttgcataattcttattaacacagatgcattctggtttagaaatgagaaaggcagttttgtttgatgaaattagctacttggccagatgaccacccatatgtgaatattcatccattgttatcctgtttgagccttatatatatttgttgtgaaCCCTGAGCTTATTACAgaacaatctaccttatccaacactcttggagaagagaacaagaaacatatttgtcaagatgataggtagaaattaagtttgggggaaatcataatcagttgagtcttaaactgatgaaaaaaaaaattgaaaaaaaaaagtatcaaaattagagaaaaattcaaaaaaaaaatgtgttatgagatgaatgaagaggtagttgatgaataaagtttcaatggtgttatgttcttgttctcctcttctttagtgttgttttgtttccctgtaaaaccatgtttcttctagccaagccaagttataacctaagaaagtccttttgatttgaatcagaatgtttgaagtgtatatgagatgacttgcaaaagttgatgaagtagttgatgacaATCTGAGTATGAATTGGAGTtgtaaacacttgcaggttgAGATAAACACATATTGAGCATTatggttttattctttttctggttgtcttatcattttggattcaagaaTTTGTCAATAAAGAAGTATaacatttgatctgaatatttggagaAGTAAGTACAATCTTTACTTTTGTGACAGagattatgtgatggaatactaactgctttgttgggttcgtttgtgttgtttttgtctattttcatgaggacacgaaaatatataagtttgggggagtttgataggtgaaaagtttacttgtttttgttgcttatattgagggccttttgagtaagttttagtgttaattctcatgaaaagtgtataattgttgatattagtataattttcattgtttaaatgtttttgatgcttttgttgtttattttgatgaaaaataaggattggatatcaTAAAAGACTTGGACCAGGCTTAATGGACGCTGTTTTGCCGAaagtttcgcgcccgggcgtgagaaaaaggaCTCTGGGCGCGATTTTACCGagatggtcgcgcccgggcgtgagaaaaagggcgcccgggcgccaaTTTACAGATaggttcgcgcccgggcgcgagataaaaaggggcgcttgggcgccacatagaagaaagaggacgctcgtccagagtgaggacgctcgtccagcgctcgtccaacgctcgtccagcatgcagaggacgctcgtccaacgcgcagaaggggacgctcgtccagcagaggacgctcgtccagcaggggacgctcgtccagcatggGACGTTCGTCTGCaggagggcgctcgtccagcacgCTCGTCCGCGCACTCGTCCAGaagttgggacgctcgtccagaagttgggacgctcgttcagatagtggacgctcgtccaatcGTCCAAGACGTTCGCCAAAGTgcacgctcgtccagaataggagaggacgctcgttcgtcCAGCAGAAGCACTTTGACGCTCGTCCATAAAATGACcaagagaggacgctcgtccagaattggaCCGTTCGTCTAGcattgggacgctcgtccagaagttggacgctcgtccaggaaattggacgttcgtccagaaatgAACCCGTGActcaattatgttttttaaagcTGATTCAGAGTTGGAGAAACGAGATCTGAAACGGGGAGAAGACCAGGGACGCTGCTGCAGCTGCTCCAAGGGGCTTCAATGGTGGAAAAACTCCAATTTCCACCATCaaatccatcatttctctcttctatgttgtatatgtgtagctaaaaccccatttcactggggttgagagtaaatttctgaactctttgtaatttctctattaatgcatgatcttgtatgaattttgtgttctatccttatgtttcatgcttttgatggaaatctgagctatttgaacggttaaatcattggaaaatgtatgagaccgcggacctaggataaaactgctaaaggatttcgagtcctagacataggagggaatttttagtcatctgtgacattgtgtttaaggcaaatctgataattgaattagctaaggaattagcaatttagtttgaatgattaagaactgtctctgaggaatcaggactgcatgcgcctaggatgtcgatgcttaattttgagaaattgtgttagtagaaaattaccggagtgatgaacttgaatttcaaccccagtgaactttaattcatctatttttacctctttaatttcatctgtatgcaaatcttacttgtgttgtaaaattaatcgctaaattagtaaactttaatcaatctgtgaatcaaaacaaatcccttgggaaaacgatattcggacttactgatttattacttgaacgatccggtacgcttgccgaggtctcaacactcccctaggtctctttatatagggcttgtaCTCTGAATATTCTGTTAATAagttatatcttccaaataattaaaagatttagataattataaaaacatttagaagatattttttgttgatatttctatttttaattaattatctttctAATATCAATTGAATTGTCTCCTAAATTCCATTTATGCCCTtcttaattttccaaaattgtAGAGAAGTCCAGAAATTTCTTCTATTTACATATTAgccctttctttctttttcaaaattgtaattcaaactttaattccAACTGCATCAACAAGCATTAGACTATCCAACATAATctatgcaactaaaaatcacaTTCTAAGTCTCTTATAATTCCTAAACTCGATAAATCCAATCgtcacaaattcactttaaatcaacCATCTAAGCACAAGATTCTccctaaaattttgaaattaaatctaaaatgtgGGCATACATATGCACTCATCAACTTCAGCATAACATCTCTTctagctttggcccaacctagctaaGGAGATTGATATTAGATAAGGTGTCCTTGTGTAAATTGCAAATGTTAGAAAATCCATAAAGCACCATATGTTATGTCCTATTTGTCACAATTTAAACATATACCAAGCTACAACATTTTAGTTAATCATGGTGGTTAAGAATGAAGTGTACAAAACTTATGCTATACATCCAAAACTTATGAAAGCTAGAGATGTTGCTCCTTGAGAGCGACTAATTCATTAGTCAGAGAGGTTTCTTGTTGAGAGCGATTATTCCATTAGCGAGGGAGTGCTCCTTGAGAGTGATTGTTTTCATTAGCGAGAGTAGTTGCTCTTTAAAACTGTGTGAAATATTTGGTTTACTTGTTCTACTGGTTTTAGTTTTCACAATCTAAATTTTTGAGTTTTGTTAAAGACTATTGAAGGATCACACTACCTAACTAGAAAAGACAAGGTTTTTAAGTTTGTTCGTTGTGTCTCACTTCTCTTTTCAATAAGTCTTCTTGGTAAACTTctatatgtttgaattttaatgaaagaaaagttttttGCTTTGTTATGTTAgcttacattttaattttttgtgtttgtatttttttattacaatgaTGATGTTCTTCACTTAGGACTAGAGGATAATTCAAGTGATGATGCATAACAGTAAAAATGAGAATTTGGATAGGACCAAAAGCTGTTGGTTAGTCTTAGAATTTttatttcacatttattttacaattttgttGAGTTTCGGGATGTAAGATatgagtttatttttattttgaattttaataaaatggtgataattttataataaaaataattatttgaaataggGTTGTTTGTGTTAGTCATACTGAGAATTGAATTGTTGACTTTTTTGTTATTGGTATGTTAACCAGAAAACAACCTTATTTGAAATCTTAGCATACTTAGAAGACTATCTTTACTGTCCTTTCTTAAGTTTCTTTTACTAATACAAATTTTGCTTTAGTAAATGCAATCAACAtagtttttttctaaaacttcTAATCTTTATTTAGGAAATGCAACAAGTAATACTTATgtttgtatgtatgtatatgtctTGTGCTTATACTACACatgcaaaaacaaatttattaaaattgtgtATTTAATTTGCAAGTGGAAGCACCGTGAAACTTTAAAGAGGTACAATTGGAATCCTAAAATAGTGGTTAGCCATTTAAGTTTTAGTTTgaatcctaaaatatatttgaataaattgtatt
This window of the Vigna angularis cultivar LongXiaoDou No.4 chromosome 7, ASM1680809v1, whole genome shotgun sequence genome carries:
- the LOC108337966 gene encoding uncharacterized protein LOC108337966, producing MRSREQVENLLFDPEIERTARRNNSRRRRQSRESREASAISEEILDSSSGQRKEEMEDNRTGEGSGQGRRTLADYNTFSGPLHFNSIARPVVNASNMEMKPALIHLVQNNQFHGLSHENPYTHLATFMEICNTVRIHQVPDEAIRLSLFPFSLAGNAKMWLNSFPENSLTVWDDVVAKFLNKFFPQSKVNKGKQEISSFQQDVDETLGQACDRFKGLLRKTPTHGFDEPTMLNLFLGGLKSQTKLMLDASAGGSIRWKTPEEAHELIENMVANDNEVQSERAQFQQKGVLQLQTQDALLAQNKIMTQQLETLMKKLSQLLKELQNVSQFQHQMVQSCQLCGGNHNNGQCAVQSMSHEEVHYMGNQGLQTNYDQRQSFNQGWRPHPSMGQAVPFNRPPPQNFQQQPTLTDRTSKLEETLQQFMQVSISNHKSTEASLRNLEIQVGQLAKKLEEKPEKDFGANTEVNPKEECNLITTRSGRILKEREFKKNE